In the genome of Vigna radiata var. radiata cultivar VC1973A unplaced genomic scaffold, Vradiata_ver6 scaffold_273, whole genome shotgun sequence, the window TGTTGTGAAAGGTGAGAGTAGCTCTTACTTTTTGAACCAAAACCGTGTCTTTGGCTGTAGCCTGCAGCGTTAGATGCTGCTTCAAGCAATCCGACTTTGAAATATTCGTCATTTGGATAATATGACTACTTGCTTTGCTGCATCAGCCACCTGACCTGCCGGAGAATTTGTCTATTCTTTGATTCATGCCTTTAATAATTGACTATGACATTTCACATGGTTTGATTAAGTAAGACCTTTTTTGCTATTAATACATGGAAGACCTGGTAAGGGCAATGACgatttctttttcaaacatCTAATTACAACAACAATAACCTGTGTCTTCTGTCacaacacaaaatataaaaatttaatccaTGTAGTATTGAAATGTTTACTAAATCATCTAGTATTAAAATGTTTACTAAATATTAAAGAAGAGAAATTCTTACTATCTCACTACAATATATATAGTCTATATGATTAGATGCCattaattataactaattaaatgtttttttaattttttttcaaagccAACTCCATTATATCTTTCAGAATGTAAAGACATGATTATATAACATGAAACTTAACACTTTTACCAAAATTCCTGTATGCAAACCATCCAGCTACTGTTACTACTGTTGTTCTCGTACATAAAATTTCGCAAAACTTAGATATTTAGATACGTACAATCGTTCGGTAACTATCCACTACTTGAATTCGTGTTATCATGAGATTTGTTAAgaatggtttttattttttaaaaatcgtaatgtatataaaaacaacatttaagCTTGTTTGCTTGCTGCCTAGAAAATTTTGTGGTGGGGTACCTTTGGGAGAATATGACAAAACTCTATTCAAAATCTCCGAGTTCAGAATAGGTAATGGTGgctatatttttacaaaagtaaaaggAATTATAGTAATTTCAACGAGCACAGGTACAAAGACAATCTCAAATGTTTTTTATGTACctgatattaataaaaatttgttaagtgtAGGTGAGTTGATAGAAAAGGAATTTAAAGTGTTCTTTGAACATCAACATTGTCTTATTTATGACATTGCTAGTCGGGAGGCTCTAAGGGTTAAAATGAGATGTAAAAGTTTctcatttgatccaacaaagGAGGAGCATGAAACCTATTACACTAAAGTCAATCTCACATAACTCTGCACAAGAGACTTGGTCATTGTCATATAGAAAGAATgttgaaaatacaaaagaaCGACATGTCAAGAGGTGTACCAACACTTTCTGATAATTTGTCAAATTGTAATGTTTGTCAATTTGGTAAAAAACAGAAAGTTGCAGCTAATTCACACTGGTATGCATGACCTCAAAAAACACCATCAATACAAGGTAGTCTATATTTTGTACTGTTCATAGATGATTTTACAAGAATGTGCtggatttttttcttgaaattcaaGCATGAAGTGGTTGGACTATTTATGAAGTTCAAGAAAATGGTGGAATCTAAAAGTGGCTACAAGATTCCGTTTCTAAGATCAAACAATGGGAAGGAGTATacatcaacaaaatttaatcaattttgtgaAGAAGCAGGAATGCGAAAGGAGAGACGGATATTTGAGGGAGATGGCTAGATGCATGTTGCATGAGAAGGAGCTGCCTAAAACATTTTGGGCAAAGGCGGTTAATACAATAGTTTTCTTGCAAAATCAACTTTCAACCAAGGCCTTGAAAAGATAAAACTCCATTTGAGGCTTGGTATGTGTATAACTTCTCTAACCTTTCTTAAAGTATTTGGTTGTGTCTGTTTTGCATATGTTCCTCAAGTTAAGCATGACAAACTTGATAGGAAGGGAATTTCGGCCACCTTTGTGGGTTACAGTTTTGTTTCACAAACCTATAAAGTGTATCATTCTTAAACCAGAATGATGACTATCACTAGAGATGTACATTTCAATGAAGGTCATTAATTGGATTGGAAGAACTCACAAAGCACAACTGAATTCTTTCCAAATATAGGAGATAACCATCCTGGAGAACAAACCATAGAACTGTTGCAAGATGAATTAAAAGATGATCCTCCAATCAGAGGAACTAGGATATTGTCTGACATCTATCTAAGATGTAATGTAACAATTTGTGAACCTGCGAGCTATGAGGAAGCACTAGAACtcccaaaatagaaaaatgcaATTCAGGAGGAGACGTATGTgatacaaaaaaacaaaatgtgagAGCTAGTTGACAAGCCCGAAAACAGAGAAGTCACGGGAGTCAAATGGGTTTTCAGAACAAAGCTTAATGCAGATAGCTCAATCAACAAATACAAGGACATGCTTGTGGTTCAAGGACATGTACCTCTTGTGTCTAGATTCGATACAATCAAATTGGTGCTAACTGTAATTGTGCAAAGGGGTtggaaaatatttcaattagatgtcaaattaactttttttaaatggaGTTCTAAATGAAAAAGTATATATGGAGCATTCGGTGGGATTTGTGAAGCatgatgaagaagataaagTTTATCTACTAAAAAAGACCCTATATTGCCTAAAACAAGCACAAAGGACCTAATACAATAGGATAAATTATTACCTATTAAGCACATGTTTTACAAAAAGTTTATATGAGTTCACTCTTTATGTGAAACATAAGGGGAATAACTTTCTCATAGTTTCCCTCTATGTTAATGATCTTTTAGTAACTGGAGAAGACAAAAAGTTGGTTGAGGAGTTCAAGGAAGAAATGACGCAAGCTTTTGAAATGCAGATCTTGGTCTCATGACCTATTTCTTGGAATTGAGATCAACCAAAGTGGGAACGAAGTGTTAATTtgtcaaagaaaatatgcaaagaaaatttcaaatggaGGAGTGAAAAGCAGTTAGCACACCAATGAATCAAAGGGAGAAGTTCATTAAGGAAGATGTTGCTGATAAAGTTGATGAAGGATATTATAAGAGCTTAATTGGATGTCTAATGTACCTTACTGCAACAAGGACAGACATTCTATTTGCTTTAAGTCTCTTATCTCGATTTATGCATTGTGCTAGTGAAATGCATTTAAGAGCAGCCAGAAGAATATTGAAGTACGTGAAAGGCACAGTTGATTATGGTGTCAAATTTGAGAAGTGTGCAGAATTCAGGTTGTGTAGATCTTCGAATAATGATTGGAATGGATCTTATGATGACATGAAAAGTATTTCAGGGTATATAATTCGCTTATGCGACATGATTGTTCGCTCAGTAGTGTTCTTCAACACGCTTTAGCGCATCTTCTTTGTGCTTGAGCGTATTTTCTtctgttttacattttttttctcccatGTATAGTTGATGCTTTGCTTAGTTTTGTAATGGAAAgcattctctctttttctaagagtttttttttttcctttccttgCCTCATGCTTCTatagttttctagttttctttttacacCTTTTCACAAAGTGTCTCAAATATCCACTTGAATCAGAGCGAAATGTTGCTCATATGGAAGTGCAGATGTAACATAACTGTTTGAAGAGTTTTGTTGCACATCTATggtttcttttgattttgatttctgtTCTTGCTCTTTCTTcgttttggttttcttttctttcttttttttctttgccatCGTGAATGAAGAACTTgctcattctttttctttacataGTTTTCTTTACCTTCATCATCCAAGTGAAACCCTGCAATTTctcttgtttcttttgtttagaACTCTAACAAATATCATTCATGGAATAGATCTTTTATTACAACCTTAAGAACAAAGACTAAACTTGAGTTTGTAGATGGTTTTGCTATTGAACCTACCAAGGAAGCTCCTACATACCTAGCCTGAAAGAAATGTAATATCATAGTTGTTTCTTAGTTTGTACATTCAGTTTCTTCTCCCATAAGACAAAGCATTTTATAGATGGACCGAGATATGGGATGATCAAAGTCCAAATTCTTCCAAGGagattttttaagaatttttaaacTACAAACGGAGACTTCTTCTTTAAGATAAGGATACCTAACTGTTACAAAGTTTTCACAAAGCTGAGATTTATTTGGGAtgaaatagataattttagGATTGAACCTTCTTGCAGCTAACCTACAAAATGCTATTGTGGAATGGTTCTTTAATCAATCAAAGAAAGACCGAAGATCATACCATGTAATTTTTGAGAGGGCTGAATGACCAATACAGCGATGTCAAGTCGCATGTTCTCCTTATGGATTACATTCCTCCTATTACTAAGTATTTTCCTATGTTGCTCAACAGGAAGACAAGTTATTGGAAACAATTTATTCATCGGACCCAAACTTAAGGTCAATGTTGTTGCCACCATTAAATGTTCTTATTGTGTAAGAAATGGTCATACCGAATCTGTGTTATAGGAAATGGTTTTCCTAATAATAGAAACACCAGAAATAATATTAGCAAACAGATATGCTCTCAGTGTGGTAAGAATGGTCATACCATGGATATTTATTACAAGAAACATGATTTCCCACTTGGATcgaaattttataataataacagttTTTGTCAATAATCTTGACACTAAACAATAAACTATATTGGAATCTCTACAAAATTCTAGAGATCGAAACTTCCGGTTATCCTAGCAACAATACCAAGCCCTGATGTATGAGGAGCTAGcagttttaaaaagaataatatatggACCATCACTTCTTTATCAAAAGACAAGAATGTCATCGACTATAAATGGGTGTACGAGATCAAGTATAATATCTTTAGCTGCTTTGGCATCTCAAATAATTAGAtgttaaaacatttttcttcatgaagatttgcatgaagaagtttatatgaaaATTCCCCAAAGATTAAGTCATGCTTTGATTTATTTCCTACCGTGGCAGGTGTTTAGAGGATTTGGGTTCCTGTCTCTCATCTTCCTGTAGCTAATTGCCAACGTGCGGTATTAATGTCTCTTTTAAATTGGCATTGCAGCATGAGATTAGAAAACTAATCCTGGGCATTCTTTATGtttcttcatgtttttaaaAAGAACGAGGGCGTTGAGGGTTCCgcttttaattatatgaaacgAGACAGAATCATGATATACAGCATAGGCTTAACAAGTTGATTTAGCATTGAGATCAAACAGAGAGAAGGAttgaatattgataaaataaaccCACGGAATGATGATGTCAGTTTCCCTTAGATAAAGCATATATACTACAAATGGCTGACAAATATATGATAAGCGAACATTTGTTTCCCGTTTGCCTTAAACAACTGAAAAGTGGCCAATATAGTAGATAGAGTTTTACTATACCAACCAAAATAATGGTCTAAACTCTGAAGAGATGATGGAATTCTTCCATATTTTTGCCACACTCAGGGTATTATAGACTGTTTCCTGTGGATTAATGATCATCCACTCTTAACCCATATTGACATATTGACCAAATGTTTCcgcaatataattatttaaaatttccgAAGATAAGTGAGCTTGGAGTCTGAATAATATATGAAAGAAGAAGAGCatataaaggaaaagaagaaaaaaaactcaaattattgtCTGAAGATTTTTagattgaagatgatgatgggaTGATTTCATATATGGGTTTgctttttacttatattttccAAATTTCCCCATATTGGATAAAAAATATGCAAGAGCAAAATATCCACAAAATTATCATCTTAAGGTAAGGTTGAGTTAAAGGTTTTATTCATAACTTCTGTCCCAAATCTCCTCGTGTGTCTCCTTGAAAGAAACCcaacaaaaaatcataaactagTTATTGTATTGTCAAGGTTATCCAGAACAGAACAAACAATGATAAGTTCCATGCCATGTAACAAATTTGTACAAGGTTTTCTTGATCGTAGTTACATAACAAAGTCAGAGTTGGACATAATAGTGTACAGGGTGCAACAGTTTACATTATGTACGAGCCAAAGGTTTTTTCGGTGCTATAATACATGTAAAGATATCCATCCTCATCCTTGAATGATCCGTAGACAGAGTCCATCACACTAGCTACAATAATCACAAACAAAGAAATTTAAGAACTCCCAGTAACAAATGTAAGTTGAATAAGAAGTAAGAAACCATTGAGCTCACAGGGCAAGCTTACCAGTTTGAGGCAAGGTATTCTTCACAAAAACAAAGAGCGCTTTCCCAGGGGGCAGACTAAGTCTGGAACtcaaaatatgaatgaaatgCCCAACAGACAAGTCTCGAGGAACGAGGTATCTATCAGAAACATTAAAAACCATAATCATGATTTCAATTCACGTACAGatattactaatattttataattcatttataaatGTAATCACATATGTTCctaattcaatttatatatggCTGTAGTTGTTATCTCTTATGATGATTCCAATTATGCTAGCGGCTGATCTTACTTTTTCTTCTCCAACTCAGGCAGATCGCATTTGGCATATCTTTCCACAATCACCTGCAGAAGAAAATGAACAACCGATTAATAAAGGGAGCAATTTAGGGCAACGGAAAACATGTTCACCGTTAGCGTCTGCTTGTATAAATATTTGGCGAGTGAATCGTTTGTTACAAAAAGTAGAGTTCAATGATAAACGGAGCAACGAGTATTCATCCACAAAGGCAGATTAAATATTGCTAAAACAAATATtgaatcattaaaaattattggCTAAATTAAAAGAGAAGTGCGATTAGAACGGAGAAGGGGCTTACGGGGACTCGATCGGGGTATTTGGCCACAATTTCTCGCGATTGTTCAAGCCTTTGTTCTGcgaagaaattatataaaatggtTTCAACAAGTCAACGCTTGacaatattaatagtaataataacagATTTGATTGAATCGTAACAGAGATAAGAGGAGTTTGGAGAGAATGAAGAGAAATTGAACGCACCGAAGGTATACTCATCCCTGAAACTTGAACTTCCTCCCATTGTTAGGTTGTTGTGGAGCTGAAGCAACTGGAGATAGAACGAGAGAAAGAACGGTGTGAAATTTCTTTCAATAATCCTAAACACGTATCAGCAAGGACAAAACGTTCACGTTTCAGATAGGGACGTAGATTACACGTCATattatctgtatataattaaatatagtattaaaaCTTGCACATCTAAGCGGGGATAGCTCAGTTGGGAGAGCGTCAGACTGAAGATCTGAAGGTCACGTGTTCGATCCACGTTCACCgcatttaatgtaatttaaattataaatgttttctttttttagataattttcgATCCACGTTCAGTAATGCTTTTACACAGTTATAAATGACTAATCAccattctattattattattatttaaattacttattatGATACTTTTACTTTCATCAAGAGATCATTAGTTTTTATCCtggatatttgtattttaatatcatttcaGTCTTAGTTGAtctaaaattgaatttgtgttagaaatttttcctttcaaatattacataacgaaatgttttttatttattaattatcttaaattttcaGAAGTTTAAAAAGCattatatagttaaaaaaaggtttatttttaataattttattttagttctttaatattttaaaaaatatattattatgctACGCTTGTTTTCGTTTTAAGTTAATATTCAATTACTTTACTTTTTAGAACATTACACCTTTGTTGTAATAagtaacatttattttcttaatataataagaGTAGTTTACACTGTGAATATATTCGTTGAATTTAttacaatgttattttattCGATTAATAGATCTTTAACCGTTGTattctattctttttattttatgaatttatttttgtattattctacttttttattttttgaatttctttttgtactattctactttttttattttttgaatttatttttttactattttaaaaggttttttaccgataaaaatattttatatatataaaatcatattcattttttattttatccaaaaTAAAACTTTGCTTATATCCTAATAATTTGAAGTgtaaatcttttataatttttaaagtaattattacgatattattttttaaaaaaaaaattaaacataatcatagtcatttgatatttttaatttttcttttttatatttattttaccatgatatctacataaatttattctacttatttatttattttattttttaattgtttgttatttatatttattctgcTACCATATgtagataaaatatattgtacttttttatctatttattttattttcaaactattttttatactatttttatttttaattttatccttttataatttttaattaattgatcatttaataaattattatagaaaaccctatatttaaattataaatatttttatactattttttcatttttaattttatctttttataatttacaattactttatcatcaataaaataaaatttagaaacatatattttagctttatttcctaaaataatattattttaaaaaatagtttatgtatatatatatatatatatatatatatatatatataaaataaaaactttttataataccatataaaaaaaatagtttccctaaaaagctattttactattttatttatttaatatgttctTAAACTTTaccataaaaataacaatatatttcaattccataatttattatctaataaattattattttagttcttagtagaattatttttttcttaaatttaaaattttcacgtCAATTTTCAAGAGGTTAATTaggtataaaatttgaattatattattaatcaatttaatttttgatacacaatcctaaaaattattttaaaattattttaaattttaaaatgaaaaaataatatacacacattttaattattattaaaaaaataatatattttgaatatatttattattaaaagataactTATATTAAAGTATGAATTCATTTATTCTATATTGTTTTTTCTCATTCATAATTtctaatgattttatcatttaataaattattaaataataacttatactaaagtattaattattttctatattattttttcatttttaattttatctcattatgatttcttattattttgatcatttaataaaattaaatttagaagaaaaaaaatattgataggGAGAGCTACGTAAAACTAAACCCATATCTCAGATTTGTGttctttatgataataataaaaatgctttatagtttcttgcacaTTTATATGGCAAAATTGttgattgattatatttgtatatgtGTTTGAACTATCTGTGATATGTATTCATTGTTTGATAATGAATCAGTAGATAAAACACTTTGCACTTTTCATATCTGTatgaattaatcgattacactGTTTACATAATCGGTTAGATTCATCAGATTTTAGTACATGCTTAACTATGACAAAACATCAAGTTTTAACCAATTATATCAtgaatataatcgattaaatttcGTGGTAATGTATGCATATGTTTACTAAGTGCATTGATGTGTTTTTGAATGATTACGTTTTCAAAATGCTTAAGTTTGaaacttaaccgattacattaatttcttaatcagttaaattgtgttttaaatGAAAACAGTTTTCATGAACAACCATAAATGTCACAacggttatatttttaaacactGTGACATATATGTTTTGGTTAATCGATTGCATGCGTTGCTTAATTTGTTAAATGCTCTCAAATTTGAATCTGTTAATGCTGAATGAATTGATTAACTGATTGCATTATATgtgtaattgattaaaatgaatCTGACAtgagaaatctataaatagatgcaTTGCTCTTTGTATTCAACAACTTTTATGATTCATAACTTTCATATCAAATTTGTTTGTTGAGATTTATTACAGTAGCGTCCTAATTGTTTCAAGAATCAAGATTGTCATATTTGGAAATCCATAAAGATTCTTTGAAGAACTTTGAGCTTCAACATTTTTTATCATACTTGCACATTTAGGTGTACTTTCTGGAAATCAGAGTTATCTCCAATCAAAGGCTCATTGTGTTCCCTGTTGTTGCGGCCAGGAAGAGAACTTAAAGAAGTTCTAGTGACTTAAAGTAGGGTATCTCTAAGGGTTTACAGAAAGAGGTTGTTCTTTCTGGGTATCTGCTTGATTTAGAGTTGAGAGAATAATACATTGAGAGGGTTGTTGATgagctgtcgcaacccatacaaatttgattgcataataaaaaatgcagtatagctagggaatgacccctaggtcgtctcacaaggaccaactgcggttcgagacttaggtctaacacgaaaagggggggtttgaaaaggtttcaccatgcacgaaaatgaaattaaaacaataaaaacgaaactgctacagtaattacgaaaattcacgctggaactagacagctctgacctttgctcaatgttttacccataactttttctacatagctctaaatgagatgaggtttttttttcctggaaagtagactcaattatctttcatgtgatatataaaacgtagcatttggacctctggtgtggttgcagtaatttttttaaaatcgagtctagagagtgaaaattctaaaccaaatactagactaaacaaatatctaaacacagttaaaactattaaaatgcaacacttaaaaaatgaaaaacaactcaagaTGCAATGTAAAATATTTNAAANCAAAAAAANTAAANAAGCCTAATTTTCTTCTAGTAATTAACGTGACACATGCACCAATTAAAAGAAGTTGCAATTGATTTTCCATGTTAAAGACCGTGACCTTCTATTTTAATTCTATTGAGAGCGTGAATGAaacaacaattattaaaaagatagaaGCTGCAGAGTAAAGAAACGTTTAACATNAAAGACTCATCTAAGTGGCGGCTAGCTATTGTTGGAGCTCTCCATCCCGAGATGCNTCCGCTGTTCACACCTCCATAATACATCAACAAgatttcttcaattaaaatcaGCCCCTCTCATCCAAGATTAATCAACTACGTTCACGTGAGTGCCGCGCTTCTGGAACAAAGAAATGAAATCAAAGCTTCATGTACTAAAACCAAATGATTGACCACGTCCAGCTTTTCTCTCCAAAAGAATTCGGTTCTGCTGCTGCCTTTATCAATTGAAAATCCACAAAGTTCTATCTAGGTGGCGgctacaatttttttattcaatgaaaaacTAAAGCTCTTGcaccaaaattaaagaaatgaaaagtgCTTCTTTTTATTCATCCCATGAAAGACAAAAAGCACCGAGAATCACAATTCTGCGTCGAGAAAAATATTCTAGCACCTAGCTACCGTGCATTAGCTTTCTAATTgaaaacacaaagaaagaaaagtaaataaattgcAGCTTCTTCAACCATTATCCAGAGCATGAATATTCAAAGTAAATTCCATGAAAATAACGTTCCCAGCCCACATAGAATCTGCCAAGAATGAGACCAGCCTGTCCTCTCTCCTTTCCAATCCCAAGGGTCTTGTATCCTtaaaaataggtggggtccacctctaaaagaaaccctagggttaggccaagtgtcccacaaAATTGGGCCTTTACatttttgccactaaaatgGTCCATTGCACataatgttaattaaagtttctagacaactaagttacaatttaattaaaatttgagttgCCCAATTGTAgagtcttcaatttattttcctccttcctaatgctccaaaatatgtctccaatatttttcctgtaattaaaaatgcaaataattagctcaaaaaattcaaattaattaaaattagaatttccggtcaaattaagcataattaagaaaaacgggaaaataccggacaattaagcacaattccctgattaattttagcacaataaactaagtgaaatcaataaaatatcgactcatcagttgTCTTTGTATCTTGCTTGTAAGAACTCAATCAATATAGTGGATTCCTTACAATCTAAGGTTCATTGAAAGAAGACTGGACGTAAGTAGGTTAGCCGAATCAGTATATATCATTGCGTGAATCTCTTTCCTtattgttggaagttccacatcgactagagataaggtcaacttataatatataaatgaggtgcaagcctcaccttacaagccggttttgtagggttaaGTTAGGCtttaaaacccactttctaatatcgTATCAGAGTCAtcgttaaagcctatcctagcgagttctaagtgggcatttctgtttccacccgttgtcgggccgctattggaccacccaatttctactatcacgcacgagatgtctatacctcgacgtgaagggggtgtgttggaagtctcacatcgactagagataaggccaatttataatatataaatgaggtgcaaacctcaccttacaagccggttttgtagggttcaGTTAGGTtttaaaactcactttctaatacttatacttttatattgttatttattctttattaattgCATTCTAAGAAATCtcaaaagattttaaaagaaaaaatttttataaaagggaCCAATCCACCCCCTTCTTGGAGACACTTGGTCtatctttt includes:
- the LOC106754845 gene encoding autophagy-related protein 8i codes for the protein MGGSSSFRDEYTFEQRLEQSREIVAKYPDRVPVIVERYAKCDLPELEKKKYLVPRDLSVGHFIHILSSRLSLPPGKALFVFVKNTLPQTASVMDSVYGSFKDEDGYLYMYYSTEKTFGSYIM